The following proteins are encoded in a genomic region of Eriocheir sinensis breed Jianghai 21 chromosome 2, ASM2467909v1, whole genome shotgun sequence:
- the LOC127002363 gene encoding protein kibra-like isoform X1: MPRRRNGELPLPSGWEIGHDYDGKVYFIDHNNKKTTWIDPRDSYTKAQTFADCVGHELPYGWEECVDGQIGIYYVDHINKQNQIEDPRLAWRQVQEAMLSEYLCSAQSDLSAKQDIMQVKAQRLALAQDEYHHLNTTLTNLFSSRSSLSSGGSGTSRWDPDLLKTDVVMARNRVGRLKRELHQIKHEVANTEAGMQTLAQVQEKLSGLTTGYSVEEAQAIVAQLKNIEESLRAGEKEKAELIKSLTVLRHDIISAEATQAIEANIEKSTEKHSTASQTDFCGEGMPLGARLAELTRLKLEYDSAKSTLKGLQHDLAELEERLSPEDLQSDRDRVVLIQEKEQLLREFRSVRSYAQDPLQVCELEDKISQLECDLAKALEVSNKTVAERLALQEQRQDLLCQLRDTVRVMVGLEGQLRSLSASTLSVSSSSSLGSLSTSSKGSLSSLSFTDIYGGQQYSSSEHVALNMTELQKRVERLLKSNSEADRQYAEKLRSLEEGGSNSSCAMLSQSMLSLSPRSSLSSLSPPTSACEALSALETQRLNSVEGSGGPLANVDLSTVQDRLVELCLAPTAAEATAKATSKHLDATLVVNKQVKELPEYDFSLTNGGVSGVLLGLSRGEGGVLYEEEEGCAGGSEDGNIRTISAAVSDESVAGDSGVYEAYPKGSASPPDTPQVQIRLRYNKQESLLNVGVERARSLSVLNTEDGCKVCIKVQLFPAGTATFTCCTHLDSNTERPIFGETFSFPVAPRKLPSKTLQVNVWAVSDTNETFDEECVGYAQISLADFDMDVQQTRWYNILHYALLRPDQLSRDDQSSKSSTLRSSVSTSNVKEESSDESTIISSQTSTLTRNLGPEALRLNLPLTTEDFEHVIDSDDDEEEEEEEEELEEAGQEEVMEEALENAEDTAVEGDSTDQLVEMADKETNTECMFMPPSASLAGSRNSLAPPRVEGADPRPGIPVIKRSQTFTPSAAVGKSNYVCRLNRSDSDSCVPMYRRAPFQRGTAERRSLRWKGRLGGSLRLSSRSPGSSGLKGGRTSLDLELDLAAQQRRLRQLHEELEGLRSLKTQLEGVKNSPDPPSWLSDQTTMTSVLTQATKGGGVKSPEDRRMEKMLRKTSREIHKLRNSKTPRGQPDVVSFKEKMAFFLKSSPTIPPLNVDVDGDAATPEPLDRLLHQPTATTALSCTPVTSHTKNQIPSSCIARLQQQHQQHHPGSEKSGERTPTHCHQAPSSNPATTLPSLQGSIISGSSSTATTTASSTPGAPGSVLEESHLASTFTEISPSNPALSPSPSNIPPSPSASSPAVPDSASSLVRQLAAKQSTTGAIPKVFRPDVLFSTEDQGVEV; this comes from the exons ttACACCAAAGCTCAGACGTTCGCAGACTGTGTAGGCCACGAGTTGCCATACGGGTGGGAGGAGTGCGTGGACGGACAGATTGGGATTTACTATGTCGATCATATTAACA AACAAAACCAAATTGAGGACCCCAGACTAGCATGGCGGCAAGTACAGGAGGCCATGCTGTCGGAGTACCTCTGCTCAGCGCAGAGCGATCTGAGTGCCAAGCAGGACATCATGCAGGTGAAGGCCCAGCGACTTGCCTTGGCCCAGGACGAgtaccaccacctcaacaccaccctCACTAACCTCTTCAGCTCAAGGTCTTCAT TAAGTTCTGGTGGGAGTGGCACGAGTCGCTGGGACCCGGACTTGCTCAAAACTGACGTGGTGATGGCCAGGAACAGAGTGGGTCGCCTCAAGCGTGAACTGCATCAGATCAAGCACGAGGTGGCCAACACAGAGGCTGGCATGCAGACCCTGGCACA AGTTCAAGAAAAACTGAGTGGGTTAACCACCGGCTATAGTGTGGAAGAGGCTCAAGCCATCGTTGCACAGTTGAAGAACATTGAGGAGTCTTTAAGAgcgggggaaaaagagaaagccgAGCTGATCAAGTCACTGACGGTGCTGCGTCATGATATCATCTCGGCGGAGGCAACGCAAGCCATCGAGGCAAACATTGAGAAGTCAACAGAAAAGCACAGCACTGCATCACAAACAGATTTTTGCGGCGAG GGCATGCCACTAGGTGCTAGGTTGGCTGAGCTGACAAGGCTAAAATTGGAATACGACTCAGCCAAGAGTACGTTGAAGGGCCTCCAGCATGATCTGGCTGAGCTAGAGGAGCGGCTCTCCCCGGAGGACCTACAGAGTGACCGAGACCGTGTGGTGCTCATCCAGGAGAAGGAGCAGCTGCTGAGGGAGTTCCGCAGCGTTCGCTCTTATGCCCAGGATCCTCTGCAG GTGTGTGAGCTAGAGGATAAGATCAGTCAGCTGGAGTGTGACCTTGCCAAGGCCCTGGAGGTGAGCAACAAGACTGTGGCGGAGCGCCTCGCACTACAGGAGCAGCGGCAGGATCTCCTCTGCCAGCTGAGGGACACAGTGAGGGTCATGGTGGGCCTTGAGGGACAACTACGGTCCCTCTCTGCCTCCACCCTTTCTgtgtcgtcgtcctcgtccttggGCTCCCTGTCCACCTCCAGCAAGGGCTCCCTCTCCAGCCTGTCCTTCACAGACATCTACGGGGGCCAGCAGTATTCTTCCAGCGAGCATGTTGCCCTCAACATGACCGAGCTGCAGAAGCGGGTTGAGAGGCTCCTCAAATCCAACTCTGAGGCAGACCGACAGTATGCGGAGAAGCTGAGGTCactggaggagggaggcagcaaCAGCAGCTGCGCCATGCTGTCACAGTCAATGCTGTCTTTGTCCCCTCGCAGCTCCCtgtcctccctctccccgccAACCTCTGCTTGTGAGGCACTTTCGGCTCTTGAAACGCAGAGGCTTAACTCAGTGGAGGGCAGTGGTGGCCCTCTTGCCAATGTAGACCTTAGCACCGTGCAGGACCGGCTGGTGGAGCTGTGTCTGGCTCCCACCGCTGCCGAGGCCACCGCCAAGGCCACTAGTAAACATTTGGACGCCACACTAGTCGTAAACAAACAAGTGAAGGAATTACCAGAGTATGACTTCAGCTTGACGAACGGCGGAGTGAGTGGAGTGTTGTTGGGGCTgtccaggggggaggggggagtgctctatgaggaggaggaaggctgtgCCGGGGGTAGTGAGGACGGCAACATACGGACCATTTCTGCTGCTGTTAGTGACGAGTCTGTGGCCGGGGACTCTGGTGTCTATGAGGCGTACCCCAAAGGGTCAGCCTCACCTCCAGACACCCCACAGGTGCAAATCAGACTGAG GTACAACAAGCAGGAAAGTCTTCTTAATGTTGGTGTGGAGAGAGCGAGGAGCTTGTCGGTGCTAAACACAGAGGACGGCTGCAAAGT GTGCATCAAGGTGCAGCTTTTCCCAGCCGGCACGGCGACCTTCACGTGTTGCACCCACCTGGACAGCAACACGGAGCGGCCCATCTTTGGAGAGACATTCTCTTTCCCTGTGGCGCCCCGCAAGCTGCCCTCCAAGACTTTGCAAGTGAACGTGTGGGCCGTCAGCGACACCAATGAGACCTTTGACGAGGAGTGTGTG GGTTATGCTCAAATTAGCCTAGCAGACTTCGACATGGATGTGCAACAGACCCGCTGGTACAACATCCTCCACTACGCCCTCCTGCGACCAGACCAGCTGAGCCGCGACGACCAATCCTCAAAATCCTCAACGCTGCGCTCGTCTGTCTCAACCTCCAACGTCAAG GAGGAGAGCAGCGACGAGTCCACTATCATCTCATCTCAAACCTCCACCCTCACCCGGAATCTCGGCCCAGAAGCGCTAAGACTCAACCTTCCTCTCACCACCGAGGACTTCGAGCACGTCATTGACTCcgacgatgatgaggaagaggaagaggaggaagaggagctggaggaagcAGGTCAAGAAGAGGTCATGGAGGAAGCTCTAGAGAATGCG GAGGACACTGCTGTTGAGGGAGACTCCACTGACCAGCTGGTAGAGATGGCAGACAAGGAGACCAACACAGAGTGCATGTTCATGCCCCCCTCAGCCAGCCTGGCCGGGTCACGCAACTCCCTCGCACCACCGCGGGTCGAGGGCGCTGACCCCAGGCCAGGGATCCCAGTAATCAAAAGGTCACAAACCTTTACTCCTTCTGCTGCCGTTGGGAAGAGCAACTATGTGTGTCGG CTGAACCGCAGCGACAGTGACAGCTGTGTTCCCATGTACCGGCGGGCGCCCTTCCAACGAGGCACGGCGGAGCGGCGATCACTCAGGTGGAAGGGTCGGCTAGGAGGCTCCCTCAGGCTCTCTTCAAGGTCACCTGGCTCATCAG GATTGAAAGGTGGCCGCACCTCCCTTGACCTTGAGCTAGACTTGGCAGCACAACAACGGAGGCTCCGGCAACTGCACGAAGAACTGGAGGGCTTGCGTAGCCTCAAGACCCAGCTGGAGGGAGTCAAGAACTCCCCTGACCCTCCCTCATGGCTCAGTGACCAGACCACCATGACCAGTGTCCTCACACAG GCCACCAAAGGAGGTGGTGTCAAGTCTCCTGAGGATCGGAGGATGGAGAAGATGCTGAGGAAGACGTCTCGAGAGATTCATAAGCTGAGAAACTCCAAGACGCCTCGAGGTCAACCGGATGTTGTCTCATTCAA AGAGAAAATGGCATTCTTCCTCAAGTCAAGTCCAACAATTCCTCCACTAAACGTGGACGTGGATGGAGACGCAGCCACCCCGGAGCCCCTTGACCGCCTGCTCCACCAGCCCACCGCAACAACGGCGCTCTCCTGCACCCCAGTCACCTCCCATACCAAGAATCAAATCCCATCATCATGCATAGCAAGGCTACAACAGCAGCACCAACAACATCACCCAGGATCTGAAAAATCGGGTGAGCGGACACCCACTCACTGCCACCAAGCACCTTCTTCAAACCCAGCCACCACTTTACCTTCCTTACAAGGGTCCATAATCTCTGGGTCTTcatccactgccaccaccactgcttCATCCACCCCAGGGGCTCCAGGGTCTGTCTTAGAGGAGTCCCATTTAGCGTCAACGTTCACAGAAATCTCCCCGTCCAACCCCGCCTTGTCCCCCTCACCATCAAATATTCCTCCATCACCCTCTGCCTCTTCACCAGCTGTGCCTGATTCTGCCTCCTCCTTGGTGAGGCAGCTGGCAGCGAAGCAGTCAACCACTGGTGCCATTCCTAAGGTCTTTCGTCCTGATGTTCTCTTCAGCACAGAAGACCAAGGTGTGGAGGTCtga
- the LOC127002363 gene encoding protein kibra-like isoform X2 → MLSEYLCSAQSDLSAKQDIMQVKAQRLALAQDEYHHLNTTLTNLFSSRSSLSSGGSGTSRWDPDLLKTDVVMARNRVGRLKRELHQIKHEVANTEAGMQTLAQVQEKLSGLTTGYSVEEAQAIVAQLKNIEESLRAGEKEKAELIKSLTVLRHDIISAEATQAIEANIEKSTEKHSTASQTDFCGEGMPLGARLAELTRLKLEYDSAKSTLKGLQHDLAELEERLSPEDLQSDRDRVVLIQEKEQLLREFRSVRSYAQDPLQVCELEDKISQLECDLAKALEVSNKTVAERLALQEQRQDLLCQLRDTVRVMVGLEGQLRSLSASTLSVSSSSSLGSLSTSSKGSLSSLSFTDIYGGQQYSSSEHVALNMTELQKRVERLLKSNSEADRQYAEKLRSLEEGGSNSSCAMLSQSMLSLSPRSSLSSLSPPTSACEALSALETQRLNSVEGSGGPLANVDLSTVQDRLVELCLAPTAAEATAKATSKHLDATLVVNKQVKELPEYDFSLTNGGVSGVLLGLSRGEGGVLYEEEEGCAGGSEDGNIRTISAAVSDESVAGDSGVYEAYPKGSASPPDTPQVQIRLRYNKQESLLNVGVERARSLSVLNTEDGCKVCIKVQLFPAGTATFTCCTHLDSNTERPIFGETFSFPVAPRKLPSKTLQVNVWAVSDTNETFDEECVGYAQISLADFDMDVQQTRWYNILHYALLRPDQLSRDDQSSKSSTLRSSVSTSNVKEESSDESTIISSQTSTLTRNLGPEALRLNLPLTTEDFEHVIDSDDDEEEEEEEEELEEAGQEEVMEEALENAEDTAVEGDSTDQLVEMADKETNTECMFMPPSASLAGSRNSLAPPRVEGADPRPGIPVIKRSQTFTPSAAVGKSNYVCRLNRSDSDSCVPMYRRAPFQRGTAERRSLRWKGRLGGSLRLSSRSPGSSGLKGGRTSLDLELDLAAQQRRLRQLHEELEGLRSLKTQLEGVKNSPDPPSWLSDQTTMTSVLTQATKGGGVKSPEDRRMEKMLRKTSREIHKLRNSKTPRGQPDVVSFKEKMAFFLKSSPTIPPLNVDVDGDAATPEPLDRLLHQPTATTALSCTPVTSHTKNQIPSSCIARLQQQHQQHHPGSEKSGERTPTHCHQAPSSNPATTLPSLQGSIISGSSSTATTTASSTPGAPGSVLEESHLASTFTEISPSNPALSPSPSNIPPSPSASSPAVPDSASSLVRQLAAKQSTTGAIPKVFRPDVLFSTEDQGVEV, encoded by the exons ATGCTGTCGGAGTACCTCTGCTCAGCGCAGAGCGATCTGAGTGCCAAGCAGGACATCATGCAGGTGAAGGCCCAGCGACTTGCCTTGGCCCAGGACGAgtaccaccacctcaacaccaccctCACTAACCTCTTCAGCTCAAGGTCTTCAT TAAGTTCTGGTGGGAGTGGCACGAGTCGCTGGGACCCGGACTTGCTCAAAACTGACGTGGTGATGGCCAGGAACAGAGTGGGTCGCCTCAAGCGTGAACTGCATCAGATCAAGCACGAGGTGGCCAACACAGAGGCTGGCATGCAGACCCTGGCACA AGTTCAAGAAAAACTGAGTGGGTTAACCACCGGCTATAGTGTGGAAGAGGCTCAAGCCATCGTTGCACAGTTGAAGAACATTGAGGAGTCTTTAAGAgcgggggaaaaagagaaagccgAGCTGATCAAGTCACTGACGGTGCTGCGTCATGATATCATCTCGGCGGAGGCAACGCAAGCCATCGAGGCAAACATTGAGAAGTCAACAGAAAAGCACAGCACTGCATCACAAACAGATTTTTGCGGCGAG GGCATGCCACTAGGTGCTAGGTTGGCTGAGCTGACAAGGCTAAAATTGGAATACGACTCAGCCAAGAGTACGTTGAAGGGCCTCCAGCATGATCTGGCTGAGCTAGAGGAGCGGCTCTCCCCGGAGGACCTACAGAGTGACCGAGACCGTGTGGTGCTCATCCAGGAGAAGGAGCAGCTGCTGAGGGAGTTCCGCAGCGTTCGCTCTTATGCCCAGGATCCTCTGCAG GTGTGTGAGCTAGAGGATAAGATCAGTCAGCTGGAGTGTGACCTTGCCAAGGCCCTGGAGGTGAGCAACAAGACTGTGGCGGAGCGCCTCGCACTACAGGAGCAGCGGCAGGATCTCCTCTGCCAGCTGAGGGACACAGTGAGGGTCATGGTGGGCCTTGAGGGACAACTACGGTCCCTCTCTGCCTCCACCCTTTCTgtgtcgtcgtcctcgtccttggGCTCCCTGTCCACCTCCAGCAAGGGCTCCCTCTCCAGCCTGTCCTTCACAGACATCTACGGGGGCCAGCAGTATTCTTCCAGCGAGCATGTTGCCCTCAACATGACCGAGCTGCAGAAGCGGGTTGAGAGGCTCCTCAAATCCAACTCTGAGGCAGACCGACAGTATGCGGAGAAGCTGAGGTCactggaggagggaggcagcaaCAGCAGCTGCGCCATGCTGTCACAGTCAATGCTGTCTTTGTCCCCTCGCAGCTCCCtgtcctccctctccccgccAACCTCTGCTTGTGAGGCACTTTCGGCTCTTGAAACGCAGAGGCTTAACTCAGTGGAGGGCAGTGGTGGCCCTCTTGCCAATGTAGACCTTAGCACCGTGCAGGACCGGCTGGTGGAGCTGTGTCTGGCTCCCACCGCTGCCGAGGCCACCGCCAAGGCCACTAGTAAACATTTGGACGCCACACTAGTCGTAAACAAACAAGTGAAGGAATTACCAGAGTATGACTTCAGCTTGACGAACGGCGGAGTGAGTGGAGTGTTGTTGGGGCTgtccaggggggaggggggagtgctctatgaggaggaggaaggctgtgCCGGGGGTAGTGAGGACGGCAACATACGGACCATTTCTGCTGCTGTTAGTGACGAGTCTGTGGCCGGGGACTCTGGTGTCTATGAGGCGTACCCCAAAGGGTCAGCCTCACCTCCAGACACCCCACAGGTGCAAATCAGACTGAG GTACAACAAGCAGGAAAGTCTTCTTAATGTTGGTGTGGAGAGAGCGAGGAGCTTGTCGGTGCTAAACACAGAGGACGGCTGCAAAGT GTGCATCAAGGTGCAGCTTTTCCCAGCCGGCACGGCGACCTTCACGTGTTGCACCCACCTGGACAGCAACACGGAGCGGCCCATCTTTGGAGAGACATTCTCTTTCCCTGTGGCGCCCCGCAAGCTGCCCTCCAAGACTTTGCAAGTGAACGTGTGGGCCGTCAGCGACACCAATGAGACCTTTGACGAGGAGTGTGTG GGTTATGCTCAAATTAGCCTAGCAGACTTCGACATGGATGTGCAACAGACCCGCTGGTACAACATCCTCCACTACGCCCTCCTGCGACCAGACCAGCTGAGCCGCGACGACCAATCCTCAAAATCCTCAACGCTGCGCTCGTCTGTCTCAACCTCCAACGTCAAG GAGGAGAGCAGCGACGAGTCCACTATCATCTCATCTCAAACCTCCACCCTCACCCGGAATCTCGGCCCAGAAGCGCTAAGACTCAACCTTCCTCTCACCACCGAGGACTTCGAGCACGTCATTGACTCcgacgatgatgaggaagaggaagaggaggaagaggagctggaggaagcAGGTCAAGAAGAGGTCATGGAGGAAGCTCTAGAGAATGCG GAGGACACTGCTGTTGAGGGAGACTCCACTGACCAGCTGGTAGAGATGGCAGACAAGGAGACCAACACAGAGTGCATGTTCATGCCCCCCTCAGCCAGCCTGGCCGGGTCACGCAACTCCCTCGCACCACCGCGGGTCGAGGGCGCTGACCCCAGGCCAGGGATCCCAGTAATCAAAAGGTCACAAACCTTTACTCCTTCTGCTGCCGTTGGGAAGAGCAACTATGTGTGTCGG CTGAACCGCAGCGACAGTGACAGCTGTGTTCCCATGTACCGGCGGGCGCCCTTCCAACGAGGCACGGCGGAGCGGCGATCACTCAGGTGGAAGGGTCGGCTAGGAGGCTCCCTCAGGCTCTCTTCAAGGTCACCTGGCTCATCAG GATTGAAAGGTGGCCGCACCTCCCTTGACCTTGAGCTAGACTTGGCAGCACAACAACGGAGGCTCCGGCAACTGCACGAAGAACTGGAGGGCTTGCGTAGCCTCAAGACCCAGCTGGAGGGAGTCAAGAACTCCCCTGACCCTCCCTCATGGCTCAGTGACCAGACCACCATGACCAGTGTCCTCACACAG GCCACCAAAGGAGGTGGTGTCAAGTCTCCTGAGGATCGGAGGATGGAGAAGATGCTGAGGAAGACGTCTCGAGAGATTCATAAGCTGAGAAACTCCAAGACGCCTCGAGGTCAACCGGATGTTGTCTCATTCAA AGAGAAAATGGCATTCTTCCTCAAGTCAAGTCCAACAATTCCTCCACTAAACGTGGACGTGGATGGAGACGCAGCCACCCCGGAGCCCCTTGACCGCCTGCTCCACCAGCCCACCGCAACAACGGCGCTCTCCTGCACCCCAGTCACCTCCCATACCAAGAATCAAATCCCATCATCATGCATAGCAAGGCTACAACAGCAGCACCAACAACATCACCCAGGATCTGAAAAATCGGGTGAGCGGACACCCACTCACTGCCACCAAGCACCTTCTTCAAACCCAGCCACCACTTTACCTTCCTTACAAGGGTCCATAATCTCTGGGTCTTcatccactgccaccaccactgcttCATCCACCCCAGGGGCTCCAGGGTCTGTCTTAGAGGAGTCCCATTTAGCGTCAACGTTCACAGAAATCTCCCCGTCCAACCCCGCCTTGTCCCCCTCACCATCAAATATTCCTCCATCACCCTCTGCCTCTTCACCAGCTGTGCCTGATTCTGCCTCCTCCTTGGTGAGGCAGCTGGCAGCGAAGCAGTCAACCACTGGTGCCATTCCTAAGGTCTTTCGTCCTGATGTTCTCTTCAGCACAGAAGACCAAGGTGTGGAGGTCtga
- the LOC127002388 gene encoding uncharacterized protein LOC127002388: MALSPLRLALLLILICVFATGVTSQKVTINQVTTTSLVLNWQREGQWADVGTYKVDIQANGHPFCESTQYCFSMDGACSFSTGDKCAMFPPCADVVVSVSGGTHTAPSVNVQTAPAGVTDLKVTGSTLKEITWTNPNSSCLDDTVANVTYGGYYDYTEILTPNETSLSVPLCNKGSGFVRVSARGGDGESDPESAALIRWDGNDAVTITSCPTEGCTDMTVEWQYDPVCSEVTHFEVTATLGSNTIATTTTTDLANTTAIFEDLELDTVYETCVSALDKDDNLIAASCTACGTYPEVVDQLTVMNITDTTAELTWEAPLCQVEGNIEYIVSYSVIFGNATTATTATTTFRYTDLSPATNYTFCVLVQHPGVVPDHTSSCTSTSTLPAALEKIDVRVYETTSLFITWPGDIFRPNLKYLVSWGDDLEHSDYTEYKSYTIEGYNQTAGPNKVCVQAALKSTPGKSSDKTCQEQPFAAFGDPKPDQTAMIVSVSVSAGLAVLLSVVLLVAAKSGERHIKDTSM; encoded by the exons ATGGCACTCTCCCCCCTCCGGCTGGCTCTCTTGCTCATTCTG atCTGTGTATTTGCAACGGGGGTCACGA GCCAGAAGGTGACCATCAACCAGGTGACCACGACGTCTCTGGTGCTGAACTGGCAGAGGGAAGGGCAGTGGGCGGACGTGGGGACCTACAAAGTGGACATCCAAGCCAACGGCCACCCCTTCTGTGAATCG ACTCAGTACTGCTTCTCCATGGACGGCGCCTGCAGTTTTTCCACGGGAGACAAGTGTGCCATGTTCCCGCCGTGTGCTGATGTTGTGGTCTCGGTCAGCGGCGGCACCCATACGGCCCCTAGCGTCAATGTGCAGACTG CTCCCGCGGGCGTCACCGACTTGAAAGTAACGGGTTCGACACTGAAGGAAATCACCTGGACGAACCCCAACTCCTCGTGCCTCGATGACACGGTCGCCAACGTCACCTACGGCGGGTACTACGACTACACCGAGATCTTGACCCCCAATGAGACGTCCCTGTCGGTGCCGCTGTGCAACAAAGGGTCCGGGTTTGTGAGGGTGAGCGCGAGGGGAGGCGACGGAGAGAGTGATCCGGAGTCAGCCGCCCTCATTCGGTGGGATGGAAATG ACGCAGTCACCATTACGTCTTGTCCCACCGAGGGCTGCACGGACATGACGGTTGAGTGGCAGTACGACCCAGTGTGTTCTGAGGTGACGCACTTCGAGGTCACTGCCACGCTGGGGTCcaacaccatcgccaccaccaccaccacggacctcgccaacaccaccgccatctTTGAGGACCTGGAACTCGACACGGTGTACGAGACGTGTGTTTCCGCACTTGACAAGGACGATAATTTGATAGCGGCCTCCTGCACCGCCTGTGGAACCTATCCGGAAG TGGTGGATCAGCTAACAGTAATGAACATAACCGACACGACGGCGGAGCTCACGTGGGAGGCTCCTCTCTGTCAGGTTGAGGGCAATATCGAGTACATTGTGTCATACTCGGTAATTTTTGGGAatgccaccactgccactaccgcGACCACCACCTTCCGCTACACCGACCTCTCGCCTGCTACTAACTACACCTTCTGCGTGTTGGTGCAGCACCCCGGCGTTGTCCCTGACCACACCTCTTCCTGCACCAGCACCTCCACTCTACCCGCCG CCCTCGAAAAGATTGACGTGAGGGTGTACGAGACCACTTCGCTCTTCATCACTTGGCCGGGGGACATCTTCAGGCCTAACCTCAAGTATCTCGTGTCTTGGGGCGACGACCTCGAGCACTCAGACTACACGGAG TACAAGAGTTACACCATCGAGGGTTACAACCAGACGGCGGGCCCCAACAAGGTGTGTGTTCAGGCTGCGCTCAAATCTACTCCAGGCAAGAGCAGCGACAAGACGTGCCAGGAACAACCCTTTGCAGCTTTCGGAGATC CCAAGCCAGACCAGACCGCAATGATCGTGTCCGTGTCTGTGTCTGCGGGTTTGGCGGTGCTGCTGTCCgtggtgctgctggtggcggCCAAGAGTGGGGAGAGGCACATCAAAGACACCTCCATGTAG